One stretch of Sulfuricystis multivorans DNA includes these proteins:
- a CDS encoding TauD/TfdA family dioxygenase, with translation MPGPFDLADTRAYAEWRARKLDTAPRHIEDIIVALDDPRQLKAVERERLVALNRCCNMAIYISKTGADPDKEIPRRLGAQLGMRTLDGHWLTDSDGISPLSVTGAEARGERKDFIPYTDRPIKWHTDGYYNRPEHTIRGLLLHCVQSAASGGENQLLDHEIAYLLLRDENPDYIRALSRPAVMTIPPRTDDQGVARAAQPGPVFSVNEDGTLHMRYTARTVSIVWDAAASAARAALERILATPTPWTLRGRLEPGMGLVCNNVLHDRSGFTETADKRRLLYRARYYERVAAV, from the coding sequence ATGCCCGGCCCCTTCGACCTTGCCGACACCCGCGCCTATGCCGAATGGCGCGCGCGCAAACTCGATACCGCGCCGCGGCACATCGAGGACATCATCGTCGCCCTAGATGATCCGCGCCAGCTGAAAGCAGTGGAGCGCGAGCGTCTCGTCGCTCTCAACCGGTGCTGCAACATGGCGATCTACATCAGCAAGACCGGCGCGGATCCCGACAAGGAGATTCCCCGGCGGCTCGGCGCCCAGCTTGGGATGCGCACGCTCGATGGCCACTGGCTGACCGACAGCGACGGCATTTCGCCGCTTTCGGTCACCGGCGCCGAAGCCCGTGGCGAACGCAAGGACTTCATTCCCTACACTGACCGGCCGATCAAGTGGCATACCGACGGCTATTACAACCGGCCCGAGCACACGATCCGCGGCTTGCTGCTGCACTGCGTGCAAAGCGCCGCCAGCGGCGGCGAGAATCAGCTGCTCGATCACGAGATCGCCTACCTCTTGTTGCGCGACGAGAATCCAGACTACATCCGCGCCCTGTCTCGGCCGGCGGTGATGACCATCCCGCCGCGCACCGATGACCAGGGGGTGGCGCGTGCCGCCCAACCCGGCCCGGTGTTTTCCGTCAATGAAGATGGCACGCTGCACATGCGCTACACGGCCCGCACGGTGAGTATCGTCTGGGATGCCGCCGCCAGCGCGGCGCGTGCCGCCCTCGAGCGCATCCTGGCCACGCCGACGCCGTGGACCCTGCGCGGCCGGCTCGAGCCTGGCATGGGGCTGGTGTGCAACAACGTGTTGCACGATCGCAGCGGCTTCACTGAAACGGCCGACAAGCGCCGTTTGCTCTATCGCGCCCGGTATTACGAACGCGTTGCCGCCGTTTGA
- a CDS encoding TusE/DsrC/DsvC family sulfur relay protein: protein MGIVINGVEKEVDDYGYLLEPDFSEEAVHAFAEKEGIELTEQHWKVINYLRQKYQEDGHTPNLRNLIKGLQDEGVMPEADNKLMFELFPDGGAAKQGCRIAGLPQPYGKGGY, encoded by the coding sequence ATGGGTATCGTCATCAATGGCGTCGAAAAAGAAGTGGATGATTACGGCTATCTGCTCGAACCCGATTTCAGCGAGGAAGCGGTGCATGCCTTCGCCGAAAAGGAAGGCATCGAGCTGACCGAACAACACTGGAAGGTGATCAATTATCTCCGCCAGAAGTATCAGGAAGACGGTCATACCCCCAATCTGCGCAACCTGATCAAGGGATTGCAGGATGAAGGCGTGATGCCGGAAGCCGACAACAAGCTGATGTTCGAGCTGTTCCCGGATGGTGGTGCGGCAAAGCAGGGCTGCCGTATCGCCGGTCTGCCGCAGCCATATGGCAAGGGCGGTTATTAA
- the cas6 gene encoding type I-MYXAN CRISPR-associated protein Cas6/Cmx6, with protein sequence MDEITSLDKFRVPVGNQEIELQHIRFAAGGVPVLRLRIREHRRFTIFDIDPVTAGRWAATMGQWSQRQLEVLGAGQSLVETATEVALTDVCPEIVDLQFVLKGGSVPFDHADALWQAIRRILPWMENEALAGVHPLSGLSPGEGVWYLARRSHLTLRLPHGRLAEARALVGAQLDLAGSILEVGAATEKALPEAPVLYSKFVTFGGSDAPDEEWFYTACQRALAALQVVPRSLVCGKRQSARTAEGMLHGFSLMVNGLDAEGAQRLMRYGLGIERKRGCGVFVPHKSNPADAATA encoded by the coding sequence GTGGATGAGATTACCAGTCTAGACAAATTCCGGGTGCCGGTCGGTAATCAGGAAATCGAATTGCAGCACATCCGCTTCGCGGCGGGTGGCGTGCCGGTACTGCGCCTGCGCATCCGCGAGCATCGACGGTTTACGATCTTCGATATCGATCCGGTCACTGCCGGCCGCTGGGCCGCGACGATGGGGCAGTGGTCGCAGCGGCAGCTCGAGGTCCTGGGGGCTGGCCAGTCTCTAGTCGAGACGGCGACCGAGGTGGCGCTGACGGATGTCTGCCCGGAAATAGTCGATCTCCAATTCGTCCTCAAAGGCGGCAGTGTGCCGTTCGACCATGCAGATGCGCTATGGCAGGCGATCCGCCGGATCCTGCCGTGGATGGAAAACGAAGCGCTGGCCGGCGTGCATCCCCTTTCCGGCTTGAGTCCAGGGGAAGGGGTGTGGTATCTCGCGCGTCGTTCGCATTTGACGCTGCGTCTGCCGCACGGCCGACTCGCTGAGGCGCGGGCGTTGGTCGGAGCCCAGCTCGATCTCGCCGGTTCGATCCTCGAGGTTGGCGCGGCAACAGAAAAGGCGCTCCCCGAGGCGCCGGTGCTGTATTCGAAGTTCGTGACCTTCGGCGGCAGCGACGCACCGGATGAGGAATGGTTTTATACCGCCTGTCAGCGCGCCTTGGCGGCACTGCAGGTGGTTCCGCGCTCTCTCGTCTGTGGCAAACGTCAGTCGGCCAGAACGGCGGAGGGGATGTTGCACGGCTTCAGCCTGATGGTGAATGGTCTCGATGCCGAAGGCGCCCAGCGCCTGATGCGATATGGCCTCGGTATCGAACGCAAACGCGGCTGCGGTGTTTTCGTGCCGCACAAGTCGAATCCAGCGGACGCCGCAACCGCCTGA
- the dsrA gene encoding dissimilatory-type sulfite reductase subunit alpha, whose product MAKQLHPTPMLDQLESGPWPSFVTGLKRLAKDKDYVVDLLGHLEHSYETRKGYWKGGTVGVFGYGGGVIPRFTEIKDEKTGQPVFKDAAEFHTLRIMPPPGMHYDTATLRKFCDIWEKYGSGLIALHGQSGDIMFQGCTTENVQPAWDEINEMGFDMGGAGPAVRTAMSCVGAARCEQSCYDEALAHQKIINNFLDDIHRPALPYKFKFKFSGCGNDCMNAIQRADMAVIGTWRDNMKTDDELGKKWFAKHGMNELINDVVNMCPTRALQVKDTKDVRKDAHISAVAINDTQSLEIDNKDCVRCMHCINVMTGALGPGKDKGATILVGGHGHLKIGATLGTVVVPFMDLKTEEDYDKLVELAQNIVDFFAENALEHERTGEMIERIGLVNFLEGIGLDPDANMVNCPRSNPYVRTDGWDEEVARINAKKKAAA is encoded by the coding sequence ATGGCCAAACAGCTTCACCCAACCCCTATGCTAGACCAACTCGAGTCCGGTCCGTGGCCCAGCTTCGTCACTGGCCTCAAGCGTCTCGCGAAGGACAAGGATTATGTCGTCGACCTGCTCGGCCACCTCGAGCATTCTTACGAAACCCGCAAGGGTTACTGGAAGGGGGGCACCGTGGGCGTGTTCGGTTACGGCGGCGGCGTGATCCCCCGCTTCACCGAAATCAAGGACGAAAAGACCGGCCAGCCGGTCTTCAAGGATGCTGCGGAATTCCACACCCTGCGCATCATGCCCCCGCCCGGCATGCACTATGACACCGCCACCCTGCGCAAATTCTGCGACATCTGGGAAAAGTATGGTTCCGGCCTGATCGCGCTGCACGGCCAGTCCGGCGACATCATGTTCCAGGGCTGCACCACCGAGAACGTCCAGCCGGCCTGGGACGAAATCAACGAGATGGGCTTCGATATGGGCGGCGCCGGCCCGGCCGTGCGCACCGCGATGTCCTGCGTCGGTGCCGCGCGCTGCGAGCAGTCCTGCTACGACGAAGCGCTGGCTCACCAGAAGATCATCAACAACTTCCTCGACGACATCCATCGTCCGGCACTGCCTTACAAGTTCAAGTTCAAGTTCTCCGGCTGCGGCAACGACTGCATGAACGCCATCCAGCGTGCCGACATGGCCGTGATCGGTACTTGGCGTGACAACATGAAGACCGACGACGAGCTCGGCAAGAAGTGGTTCGCCAAGCACGGCATGAACGAGCTGATCAACGACGTCGTCAATATGTGCCCGACGCGCGCCCTGCAAGTCAAGGACACCAAGGATGTGCGCAAGGACGCACACATCTCCGCCGTCGCGATCAACGACACCCAGTCGCTCGAAATCGACAACAAGGACTGCGTGCGCTGCATGCACTGCATCAACGTGATGACCGGCGCGCTCGGCCCGGGCAAGGACAAAGGCGCGACGATCCTGGTCGGCGGCCACGGCCACTTGAAGATCGGCGCGACGCTCGGCACCGTCGTCGTCCCCTTCATGGACCTCAAGACCGAAGAAGACTACGACAAGCTGGTCGAGCTGGCGCAGAACATCGTCGACTTCTTCGCCGAGAACGCTCTCGAGCATGAGCGCACCGGTGAGATGATCGAACGTATTGGTCTAGTCAACTTCCTCGAAGGCATCGGCCTCGATCCCGACGCGAACATGGTCAACTGCCCGCGTTCCAACCCGTATGTGCGCACCGACGGTTGGGACGAAGAAGTCGCGCGGATCAACGCCAAGAAGAAGGCCGCGGCCTGA
- the dsrB gene encoding dissimilatory-type sulfite reductase subunit beta, producing MAQPQMRKPVEYFLDNKKFLHPKLAANYGNWKYHDRPRPGVLHHVSNTGDEVWTVRAGTQRQMDVHTIRLLCDIADQYAEGRVRFTIRSNIEYIVSDEAKVGPLIEALEKNGFPVGGTGNSVSMVAHTQGWLHCDIPGTDASGVVKSMMDALFEDFKKEEMPNRVRLSTSCCEINCGGQADIAVIIQHTKPPKINHDLVANVCERPAVVARCPVAAIRPALVNGKPSLEVDEKKCVCCGACYPPCPPMQINDPEHSKLAIWVGGKNSNARSKPSFHKLVAAGLPNNPPRWPEVNAIVKKILDTYKADARPWERMADWIERIGWPRFFEKTGLPFTKYMIDDWRGSRYNLNASNHVRF from the coding sequence ATGGCTCAACCTCAAATGCGCAAGCCAGTCGAGTACTTCCTCGACAACAAGAAATTCCTCCATCCGAAACTCGCCGCCAACTATGGCAACTGGAAATACCACGACCGTCCGCGTCCTGGCGTCCTGCATCACGTCTCCAACACTGGCGACGAAGTCTGGACGGTGCGCGCCGGCACCCAGCGGCAGATGGACGTGCACACGATCCGTCTGCTGTGCGACATCGCCGACCAATACGCCGAAGGGCGCGTTCGTTTCACGATCCGTTCCAACATCGAATACATCGTCTCCGATGAAGCCAAGGTCGGCCCGCTGATCGAAGCGCTGGAAAAGAACGGCTTCCCCGTCGGCGGCACCGGTAACTCGGTGTCGATGGTCGCCCACACCCAGGGCTGGCTGCACTGCGACATCCCGGGCACAGATGCCTCCGGCGTCGTCAAGTCGATGATGGACGCGCTGTTCGAAGACTTCAAGAAGGAAGAGATGCCCAACCGCGTCCGCTTGTCGACCTCCTGCTGCGAAATCAACTGCGGCGGCCAGGCCGACATCGCGGTGATCATCCAGCACACCAAGCCGCCGAAGATCAACCACGACCTGGTCGCCAACGTCTGCGAACGTCCCGCCGTCGTCGCCCGCTGCCCGGTCGCGGCGATCCGCCCAGCGCTGGTCAATGGCAAGCCTTCGCTGGAAGTCGACGAGAAGAAATGCGTCTGCTGCGGCGCCTGCTACCCCCCCTGCCCGCCGATGCAGATCAACGACCCCGAGCACTCGAAGCTCGCGATCTGGGTGGGCGGCAAGAACTCCAACGCGCGCAGCAAGCCCTCCTTCCACAAGCTGGTCGCCGCTGGGCTGCCCAACAACCCGCCGCGTTGGCCGGAGGTCAACGCCATCGTCAAGAAAATCCTCGACACCTACAAGGCCGATGCCCGTCCGTGGGAGCGCATGGCCGACTGGATCGAGCGTATCGGCTGGCCGCGCTTCTTCGAAAAGACGGGTCTGCCCTTCACCAAGTACATGATCGACGATTGGCGCGGCAGCCGTTACAACCTCAACGCCTCGAACCACGTCCGCTTCTGA
- the tusD gene encoding sulfurtransferase complex subunit TusD — MKFSILVNEGPYTHEASDTAYQFAKAVLAKGHEIFRIFFYHDGVNNATRLTTPPQDDRNIVSRWSKLAQENNLDLVVCVAAAQRRGIVDEGEMKRNGKDATNLAPGFRISGLGQLIEAGIQSDRLVVFGD, encoded by the coding sequence ATGAAGTTTTCGATTCTGGTCAACGAAGGTCCTTACACGCACGAGGCTTCCGACACCGCCTACCAGTTCGCCAAGGCGGTGTTGGCGAAGGGACACGAGATCTTCCGGATCTTCTTCTATCACGACGGCGTCAACAACGCCACGCGCCTGACCACGCCGCCGCAGGATGACCGCAACATCGTCAGCCGCTGGTCGAAGCTCGCGCAGGAGAACAATCTCGATCTCGTCGTCTGCGTCGCCGCGGCGCAGCGCCGTGGCATCGTCGATGAGGGCGAGATGAAGCGTAACGGCAAGGACGCCACGAACCTGGCGCCGGGATTCCGCATCTCCGGCCTCGGTCAGCTGATCGAAGCCGGCATCCAGTCCGACCGTCTGGTCGTGTTCGGTGACTGA
- the tusC gene encoding sulfurtransferase complex subunit TusC, with amino-acid sequence MTTKKFMMVNRKAPYGTIYAWEALEVVLIAAAFEQDVSLTFLDDGVYQLKKGHNTKGIETKAFEKTWGALEDYDITKLYVAQESLAERGLSADDLAVPVEVLSRAEIGKLMEEQDVILSF; translated from the coding sequence ATGACTACCAAGAAATTCATGATGGTCAATCGCAAGGCGCCCTACGGCACGATCTATGCGTGGGAAGCTCTCGAAGTCGTGTTGATCGCCGCCGCCTTCGAGCAGGATGTATCGCTGACCTTCCTCGACGATGGTGTCTATCAGCTCAAGAAAGGGCACAACACCAAGGGCATCGAGACCAAGGCCTTCGAAAAGACCTGGGGGGCGCTCGAGGATTACGACATCACCAAGCTTTACGTCGCCCAGGAATCGCTGGCCGAGCGCGGTTTGTCCGCCGACGATCTCGCGGTGCCCGTCGAAGTGCTCTCCCGCGCCGAAATCGGCAAACTGATGGAAGAGCAGGACGTGATCCTGTCGTTCTGA
- the tusB gene encoding sulfurtransferase complex subunit TusB, with translation MLHIVNKSPYDRPALNSVLATCDGGTILLIEDAVYAAAKGGSEEAKIKAAMGKFKIYALASDLEARGMADRVIEGITVTDYAGFVDLVADHKTCQSWL, from the coding sequence ATGCTGCATATCGTCAACAAATCCCCCTACGACCGTCCCGCGCTGAATTCCGTCCTCGCCACCTGCGATGGCGGCACGATCCTCCTCATCGAGGATGCCGTCTACGCAGCCGCCAAAGGGGGCAGCGAAGAAGCCAAGATCAAGGCGGCGATGGGCAAATTCAAAATCTATGCGCTCGCTTCCGACCTGGAAGCGCGCGGGATGGCGGATCGTGTGATCGAGGGCATCACCGTCACCGATTACGCCGGCTTCGTCGATCTCGTCGCGGATCACAAAACCTGCCAGTCATGGCTGTAA
- a CDS encoding TusE/DsrC/DsvC family sulfur relay protein, whose amino-acid sequence MAFELNGKTYETDEEGYLVNLSDWNEDVAKYLAEQEGVNLTDAHWEVINFLRDYYNEFQIAPAVRVLTKAIGKKLGPDKGNSQYLYELFPYGPAKQACKIAGLPKPTGCV is encoded by the coding sequence ATGGCATTCGAACTCAACGGCAAGACCTACGAAACCGACGAAGAAGGCTACCTGGTCAACCTGTCGGACTGGAATGAAGACGTCGCCAAGTACCTGGCCGAGCAAGAAGGCGTCAACCTGACCGACGCGCACTGGGAAGTCATCAACTTCCTGCGCGACTACTACAACGAGTTCCAGATCGCTCCAGCCGTGCGCGTGCTGACCAAGGCGATCGGCAAGAAGCTCGGCCCGGATAAAGGCAACAGCCAGTATCTCTATGAGCTGTTCCCCTATGGCCCCGCCAAGCAGGCCTGCAAGATCGCCGGCCTGCCGAAGCCGACCGGCTGCGTCTGA
- a CDS encoding respiratory nitrate reductase subunit gamma — protein sequence MTTFFAILFYLAFAILVVGLAYKIYDFARTPAPLSIPTTPAPTTTAGVAFRLAREVVLFESLFKGNLWIWLFGWMFHMGLFLVLIRHLRYFISDVPAWLVFIQPFGKYAAFMMVAGLAGLWARRFLVERIRYITTPSDHLWLVVLIGIGITGAGMTFVSHVDVVAVKAFFLGLMRFDIQPLPDHPALYIHLILVALLMILFPFSKLLHAPGVFFSPTRNQADTPREKRHLAPWAAQIEKS from the coding sequence ATGACAACGTTCTTCGCGATCCTGTTCTACCTCGCCTTCGCCATCTTGGTCGTCGGCCTGGCCTACAAGATCTACGACTTTGCCCGCACTCCTGCGCCACTGTCGATCCCGACGACACCGGCGCCGACCACCACCGCCGGCGTGGCGTTCCGCTTGGCGCGCGAGGTGGTGCTGTTCGAGAGCCTGTTCAAGGGCAACCTGTGGATCTGGTTGTTCGGCTGGATGTTCCACATGGGACTGTTTCTCGTCCTGATCCGTCATCTGCGCTATTTCATCAGTGATGTTCCGGCCTGGCTGGTCTTCATTCAACCTTTCGGCAAATACGCCGCATTCATGATGGTGGCCGGACTGGCTGGTCTCTGGGCGCGCCGTTTCCTGGTCGAACGCATCCGCTACATCACCACGCCGTCCGATCATCTTTGGCTTGTCGTATTGATCGGCATCGGCATCACCGGTGCTGGCATGACCTTCGTCAGCCATGTCGATGTCGTCGCCGTGAAGGCCTTCTTCCTTGGTCTGATGCGCTTCGACATCCAGCCGCTGCCGGACCACCCTGCCTTGTACATCCATCTGATTCTCGTCGCCTTGCTGATGATCCTGTTCCCATTCAGCAAGCTACTGCATGCCCCGGGCGTGTTCTTCAGCCCGACCCGCAACCAGGCCGATACCCCGCGCGAAAAACGTCATCTCGCGCCGTGGGCCGCCCAGATCGAGAAGAGCTGA
- the dsrK gene encoding sulfate reduction electron transfer complex DsrMKJOP subunit DsrK has product MADLEFQIPKYREYPEVPVLQPGAMAHSHPHVASEKIQEAIGFQGKLDDDWQITHDKAIAKFGELLGKYRSLKVFMDACVHCGSCTDKCHYFIGTSDPKNMPVARQELMRSVYRRYFTFAGKLFPGLVGAKDLTRELLDEWYSYFWQCSECRRCSVFCPYGIDTAEVTMAARHILDTVGYGQKYSNEIIGKVYKIGNNLGLPGPALEDTLQGLEEDVKEDTGVDVKYPLDVQGAEVLLVTPSADFFAEPHIESLIGYGKVFHAAGISWTLSSHASEAGNFGLFNGSYETMRKVAMRIREAALELGVKRIVVGECGHAWRVAYAFWNTLNGVGAGGNDPFSIELQKQLDPRYPQPSHICEFTWDLIQQGRLKFDKEANDHRVITFHDSCNVARASRMGGYPGGQFEIPRNIIKAVANKFVDMAPETIREVTYCCGGGGGILTDELIEARIKGAFPRMEALQQVVERHGVNFMATICAICKAQFTKVLPYYGFNMRLVGGVHQLVSTAIRLGNEH; this is encoded by the coding sequence ATGGCCGACCTTGAATTCCAGATTCCGAAATACCGGGAATATCCGGAAGTGCCTGTGCTCCAGCCGGGTGCGATGGCCCATTCGCACCCGCACGTCGCCAGCGAAAAGATCCAGGAAGCCATCGGCTTCCAGGGCAAGCTGGATGACGACTGGCAAATTACCCACGACAAGGCGATCGCCAAATTCGGCGAGCTGCTCGGCAAATACCGCTCGCTCAAGGTGTTCATGGATGCCTGCGTGCATTGCGGTTCCTGCACCGACAAGTGCCACTATTTCATCGGTACCAGCGACCCGAAGAACATGCCAGTGGCGCGCCAGGAGTTGATGCGCTCGGTCTATCGGCGCTATTTCACTTTCGCTGGCAAGCTGTTCCCCGGCCTGGTGGGCGCCAAGGATCTGACACGCGAACTCCTTGACGAATGGTACAGCTACTTCTGGCAGTGTTCGGAATGTCGCCGCTGCTCGGTGTTCTGCCCCTATGGCATCGACACCGCCGAAGTGACGATGGCCGCGCGCCATATCCTAGACACGGTCGGCTACGGCCAGAAGTACTCGAACGAAATCATCGGCAAGGTCTACAAGATCGGCAACAACCTGGGGCTACCCGGCCCGGCACTCGAGGACACGCTGCAGGGTCTCGAAGAAGACGTCAAAGAAGACACCGGCGTCGACGTCAAGTATCCGCTCGATGTCCAAGGCGCCGAAGTGCTGTTGGTCACCCCATCGGCCGACTTCTTCGCCGAGCCGCACATCGAATCATTGATCGGCTACGGCAAGGTCTTCCATGCTGCAGGGATTTCCTGGACGCTCTCCTCACATGCCTCGGAGGCCGGCAACTTCGGTCTGTTCAATGGCAGCTATGAGACGATGCGCAAGGTCGCCATGCGCATTCGCGAGGCGGCGTTGGAGTTGGGCGTCAAACGCATCGTCGTCGGCGAATGCGGCCATGCCTGGCGTGTCGCCTATGCGTTCTGGAACACCTTGAACGGTGTCGGTGCCGGCGGTAACGATCCCTTCTCGATCGAACTGCAAAAGCAGCTCGATCCGCGCTATCCGCAACCTTCGCACATCTGCGAATTCACTTGGGATCTGATCCAGCAAGGGCGCCTGAAGTTCGACAAGGAAGCCAACGACCACCGCGTCATCACCTTCCACGACTCCTGCAACGTCGCCCGCGCCTCGCGCATGGGCGGCTATCCGGGCGGCCAGTTCGAGATTCCGCGCAACATCATCAAGGCGGTTGCCAACAAATTCGTCGACATGGCGCCGGAGACGATCCGCGAGGTCACCTATTGTTGCGGCGGCGGTGGCGGCATCCTGACAGACGAGCTGATCGAAGCGCGCATCAAGGGCGCTTTTCCGCGCATGGAAGCGCTGCAGCAAGTGGTCGAAAGGCATGGCGTGAACTTCATGGCCACCATCTGTGCGATCTGCAAAGCCCAATTCACCAAGGTCTTGCCGTATTACGGTTTCAACATGCGGCTGGTCGGCGGCGTGCACCAGCTGGTCAGCACCGCCATCCGCCTCGGCAACGAACATTGA
- a CDS encoding NAD(P)-binding protein, translating to MSATPETTNVKLTFRHFKDGEKPDSYKRWQEKIFQAGWSYKCPTYIQSTPPCQGSCPSGEDIRSYLNIVRGIEKPPVGADGKPVMPWQEYAWRRLTEANPFPAVMGRVCPAPCESGCNRNQVEDHVGINSVEHYLGEYAIKNNLQFKKPEKLTGKKVAVIGGGPAGLSVAYQLALKGHSVTIFDDHDKLGGMMRYGIPGYRTPREVLDAEIQRILNLGVETRLNCKVGVDVTLEQIRKEFDAVFLGLGAQGGRQLPAEGAENTPNVVTATAFLKAFNDGRLKSVGKNVVVVGGGDTSMDVATVARRLGHIDKVNPTDWEKAIAGQLAQDVADISRREGANVVLTSVFMTASKHEIEHAQSEGIEIMQGWMPVKVIKGPDGRATALRVKQCEAKMVAGRLDIKPIEGTEKDLPADLIVSAIGQTIDLTGLSEFDNGKGGVSADRNYQVQGKPGVFCGGDVIRPHLLTTAIGHGAIAADGIDQFLQGLEVGKRPKIDVHYFDLLRKYHEKGVEFHEIHGPIRGSSESKDIIHNFDNRADRYIIPHTELFLGHFQYTPRNKRKIVHLTKEEALGNFEERLEPLNDQQVVAEAKRCMSCGLCFECDNCVVYCPQTAVYRVKKTEATTGRYVATDYDKCIGCHICHDVCPTGYIQMGLGE from the coding sequence ATGTCAGCGACCCCCGAAACGACGAACGTAAAGTTGACCTTCCGCCACTTCAAGGACGGCGAAAAGCCCGATAGTTACAAGCGCTGGCAAGAAAAAATCTTCCAGGCGGGCTGGTCCTACAAGTGCCCGACCTACATCCAGTCCACGCCCCCGTGTCAGGGTTCCTGCCCGTCGGGCGAAGACATCCGCAGCTACCTGAACATCGTGCGCGGCATCGAAAAACCGCCGGTAGGCGCCGATGGCAAGCCGGTCATGCCGTGGCAGGAATATGCCTGGCGGCGCCTGACCGAAGCCAACCCCTTCCCGGCAGTGATGGGCCGTGTCTGCCCGGCGCCCTGCGAATCCGGCTGCAACCGCAACCAGGTCGAAGACCATGTCGGTATCAACTCGGTCGAACACTATCTGGGCGAATATGCGATCAAGAACAACCTGCAGTTCAAGAAGCCCGAGAAACTGACCGGCAAGAAAGTCGCCGTGATCGGTGGTGGGCCTGCCGGTCTGTCGGTCGCCTACCAGCTGGCGCTGAAGGGTCATTCGGTCACCATCTTCGACGACCACGACAAGCTCGGTGGCATGATGCGCTACGGCATCCCGGGCTACCGCACGCCGCGTGAAGTGCTCGATGCCGAAATCCAGCGCATCCTCAACCTCGGTGTCGAGACGCGCTTGAACTGCAAAGTCGGTGTCGATGTCACGCTCGAGCAGATCCGCAAGGAATTCGACGCCGTCTTCCTCGGCCTCGGCGCCCAGGGCGGCCGCCAGCTTCCCGCCGAGGGCGCGGAAAACACGCCGAACGTGGTCACCGCGACCGCGTTCCTGAAAGCCTTCAACGACGGCCGCCTGAAGTCGGTCGGCAAGAATGTCGTGGTCGTGGGCGGCGGCGACACTTCGATGGACGTCGCCACCGTGGCGCGTCGTCTTGGCCACATCGACAAGGTCAACCCGACCGACTGGGAGAAAGCGATCGCCGGCCAGCTCGCCCAGGACGTGGCGGACATCTCCCGCAGAGAAGGCGCCAACGTGGTGCTGACCTCGGTGTTCATGACCGCCAGCAAGCACGAAATCGAGCACGCGCAATCCGAAGGGATCGAGATCATGCAAGGCTGGATGCCGGTCAAGGTGATCAAGGGCCCGGATGGCCGTGCCACCGCGTTGCGTGTCAAGCAATGCGAGGCCAAGATGGTCGCAGGCCGCCTCGACATCAAGCCGATCGAGGGCACCGAGAAGGACCTGCCGGCCGACTTGATCGTCTCGGCGATCGGCCAGACCATCGATCTGACTGGCCTGTCCGAATTCGACAACGGCAAGGGTGGCGTCTCCGCCGACCGGAATTACCAGGTGCAAGGCAAGCCCGGCGTGTTCTGCGGCGGTGACGTGATCCGCCCGCATCTTTTGACCACCGCAATCGGTCATGGTGCGATCGCCGCCGACGGCATCGACCAATTCCTGCAGGGCCTCGAAGTGGGCAAGCGGCCGAAGATCGACGTGCATTACTTCGACCTGCTGCGCAAGTATCACGAGAAGGGCGTCGAGTTCCATGAAATTCATGGCCCGATCCGCGGCTCCTCGGAGTCTAAGGACATCATCCACAACTTCGACAACCGCGCCGATCGCTACATCATCCCGCACACCGAGTTGTTCCTTGGTCACTTCCAATACACGCCGCGCAACAAGCGCAAGATCGTCCATCTGACGAAGGAAGAGGCGCTCGGCAACTTCGAGGAACGCCTCGAGCCGCTCAACGATCAGCAAGTCGTTGCCGAGGCCAAGCGCTGCATGAGTTGCGGCCTGTGCTTCGAGTGCGACAACTGTGTGGTCTATTGCCCGCAGACGGCGGTCTATCGCGTCAAGAAGACCGAGGCGACCACCGGCCGCTACGTCGCCACCGACTACGACAAGTGCATCGGCTGCCACATCTGTCACGATGTCTGCCCGACTGGCTACATCCAGATGGGCCTTGGCGAGTAA